From a region of the Eulemur rufifrons isolate Redbay chromosome 7, OSU_ERuf_1, whole genome shotgun sequence genome:
- the DIRAS2 gene encoding GTP-binding protein Di-Ras2, translating to MPEQSNDYRVAVFGAGGVGKSSLVLRFVKGTFRESYIPTVEDTYRQVISCDKSICTLQITDTTGSHQFPAMQRLSISKGHAFILVYSITSRQSLEELKPIYEQICEIKGDVESIPIMLVGNKCDESPSREVQSGEAEALARAWKCAFMETSAKLNHNVKELFQELLTLEKRRTVSLQIDGKKSKQQKRKEKLKGKCVVM from the coding sequence ATGCCTGAACAGAGCAACGATTACCGGGTGGCCGTGTTTGGGGCAGGTGGTGTTGGCAAGAGCTCCCTGGTCCTGAGGTTTGTGAAAGGCACGTTCCGGGAAAGCTACATCCCGACGGTGGAGGACACCTACCGGCAGGTGATCAGCTGCGACAAGAGCATATGCACGCTGCAGATCACCGACACGACGGGCAGCCACCAGTTCCCGGCCATGCAGCGGCTGAGCATCTCCAAGGGGCACGCCTTCATCCTGGTGTACTCCATCACCAGCCGCCAGTCCCTGGAGGAGCTCAAGCCCATCTATGAGCAGATCTGTGAGATCAAAGGGGACGTGGAGAGCATCCCCATCATGCTGGTGGGGAACAAGTGTGATGAGAGCCCCAGCCGCGAGGTGCAGAGCGGCGAGGCGGAGGCCTTGGCCCGCGCGTGGAAGTGCGCCTTCATGGAGACCTCGGCCAAGCTCAACCACAACGTCAAGGAGCTTTTCCAGGAGCTGCTCACCCTGGAGAAGCGCAGGACCGTGAGCCTGCAGATCGACGGGAAGAAGAGCAAGcagcagaagaggaaagagaagctcAAGGGCAAGTGCGTGGTCATGTGA